Below is a genomic region from Bacteroidales bacterium.
TTGTCAGTTTTAACAGAGCAGTAAAAACCGGAATTTACTTTATAAGGCTGTTAACAAATAAGGGGATTGTATCTAAAAAGGTTTTGATTCATTAGAGGTAAGAAATAATATACTTTAGTCGCAGGCAGCTTTTTAGTTGCCCGCTTTTTGCATCATTAATTCTTCAATTTCATTCGGTTCAATCGGCTCGTTTGCAAGCAAATCAACCGGTTCATTGTCCGTAATTAAAATGTCGTTTTCTAAGCGAATTCCGAAACCTTCTTCTTCAATATAAATTCCGGGTTCGCAACTTAAAACCATTCCCGGTTTAAAAATTGTATCTTTTGAGCCGACATCGTGAACGTCTAATCCCATAAAATGAGAAGTTCCGTGCATGAAATATTTCATTCTTACGGTATCTTTCTTATCTTTATTTTTAATGTCTTTTTCGTTTGCTAAATTCAGACTAACTAACTCTTCTTCAATATATTTATTTACAATTTCATTTAGTTTGTTAATTGTTGTTCCTTGAACCATAAGTTTTGTTGCTTTTCTCATTACTCGTAACACAGCCTCATAAACTTCTTGTTGGCGTTTGCTGAATTTTCCGTTAACGGGAACCGTTCTGGTTGTATCAGCCGAATAGTTCGCATATTCAGCACCGAAGTCCATTAAAATCAAATCACCGTCTTTACAAATTTTATCATTTGAAACATAGTGTAAAACACAATTGTTTTTTCCGGAAGCAATTATCGGTTCATAAGCATGCCCGTTTGCACCTTTTTTAATAAATTCTTTTGTAATTTCTGCCTCAATTTCATATTCTTTGATTCCGGGTTTAATCATTTTTAACACTTTAAGAAATGCATTTGAAGTAATATCACATGCCTTTTGCATTAACTCAATTTCTTCGGGTTCTTTTTGAAGTCTTAGTCGGGTTAAAACAGGAGCAAGCCGTTTAAATGAATGTAAGGGGTATTTACTTTTTAATTCTTTTATAAAACGAATATCTTTATACGGTACGGGTGTGTCAAATTTCGAATATTCATTATTATTAAGAAAAATTACATTTATACCGAGCAATAAATCTTTAAGGAAATCTTCAAATTCTGAAATGAATCTCACATTTTTAATTCCTGAAATTTTACCTGCTTCTTTTTTTGTCAATTTATGCCCTTCCCAAATTTCAAGATTCTTACTTGCTTTAATTATAAACAGAACTTCTTTATCTCCTTTCTTTTTTGCGAAAGGATTAATTATTAAAATAGATTTTTCTTGTTCAATACCGGTTAAATAAAAAAAATCGGAATTTTGTCTGTACTTAAAAAACTGGTCTCCGTTTCGAGGCATTTGGTCATTCGAATTAATAATTACAATTCCTTCATCTGTAATTTTATCAATAAGTTTTTTCCTGTTTTTAATAAAAAGCTTATTTGGAATTTGAGAGTATCGCATAATTTAGAATGAATATGAATAATAAAACTAATGTTTTGAAACATAAACAGAAGATGAAAACATCTGTATTTTTGTATGTTTTTACAAAAGTATTCAAATTAAATTTATAAATTATTATTCTATGAGCAATTTTATAAAATCTTCCGTAGGGAAGAAACTAATTTTAAGCTTATCAGGACTGTTTTTAATTATGTTCCTGTTGGTACATTTAACTGCAAATTTATTTTTGCTCGGAGGTTCCGAACCTTTTAATGCCGTTACACATTTTATGGACACAAATCCGATAATTCAAATTATGCAACCTGTACTTGCTCTCGGATTTTTTATTCATATTTTATACAGTGTGATTATACAAATCCAAAACTGGAAAGCAACACCTGTTAAATATAACAAAGTGAATCAAAAAGAAAGCAGCAAATGGTCTTCAAGAAATATGATTTGGTTGGGCTTATTTATTTTTGCTTTTTTGACAATTCATATTTGGAATTACTTTTATGTAATGAAATTTGAGGCAGAAACAATGGCTGTAACTTCAGAAGGAATTCATAATGCATATCAGCTGGTTGCAAATTTATTTACCGATGCTTCTTACGGTTATATTTATTCCGGCATTTATATTATCGGGTTTATTGCTTTAGGACTACATCTGAACCATGCATTTTGGTCAGCTTTTCAAACAATAGGTTGGAGTAATGATATTTGGAGAAAACGGTTAAGTTTTATCGGAAGTTTATATTCGGTATTAATTGCCGTAGGTTTTTCAATAATACCGTTATATTTTCTTTTTATAAAATAATTTTATTCAATACAGAATATTAAATTATCATTATTATGACAAAATTAAATTCAAAAATTCCGGAAGGAAAACTCAAAGATAAATGGAGCAATTATAAAGCTCATCAAAATTTAGTAAATCCTGCAAATAAACGTAATCTTGATATTATTGTCGTAGGAACAGGGCTTGCAGGCGGAGCAGCAGCAGCAAGTTTGGCAGAACTTGGCTTTAAAGTTAAAAATTTCTGTTATCAGGACAGTCCGAGACGTGCACACAGCATTGCAGCACAAGGCGGAATAAATGCGGCAAAAAACTATCCGAATGACGGAGATACAGTTTACAGACTTTTTTACGATACAATTAAAGGCGGTGATTACAGAGCCAGAGAAGCAAATGTATATCGTTTGGCAGAGGTCAGTAACGCAATTATTGACCAAGGTGTAGCACAAGGAATTCCTTTTGCAAGAGAATACGGCGGTCTGTTAGATAACCGTTCTTTCGGAGGGGCATTAGTTTCCAGAACCTTTTATGCAAGAGGGCAAACCGGACAACAATTATTGCTCGGTGCTTACAGTGCATTAAGTCGCCAAATAGGTTTGGGAAATGTTACAATGTACAACAGAACCGAACTTATGGACATTGTTATTGTTGACGGAAAAGCAAGAGGAATTGTAACAAGAAATTTAATAACAGGAAAGATTGAAAGTCACTTCGGACATGCTGTTGTTTTAGCAACAGGAGGATATGGAAATGCTTTCTTTTTATCAACAAATGCGATGGGGTCAAACGGAAGTGCTGTATGGAAAGCATATAAAAAAGGTGCATTCTTTGCAAATGCTTCATTTGTTCAAATTCATCCTACTGCAATTCCGCAACACGGAGACTTTCAATCAAAATTAACATTGATGAGTGAAAGTTTAAGAAATGACGGAAGAATTTGGGTTCCTAAAAAGAAAGAAGATGCAGAAGCAATTCGAGAAGGAAGATTAAAAGCAGAAAATTTACCTGAGGAAGACAGGGATTTCTTTTTGGAAAGACGTTATCCTGCATTCGGAAACTTAGTTCCGCGTGATGTTGCGGCAAGAGCTGCAAAAGAGCGAACAGATAAAGGTTTCGGGATTGAAAATAATACAACAAAAGAAGGTGTTTTCTTGGATTTCAAATATGCAATAAAACGCTTAGGAAAAGACCTTATAGAAGAAAGATACGGAAACTTATTCCAAATGTATGAAAAAATAACGGCAGATAATCCGTACAAAACTCCTATGAAAATATTTCCTGCAATTCACTATACAATGGGCGGTATTTGGGTTGATTATGAACTTCAAACAACTGTTCCCGGATTATTTGTTGCAGGAGAAGCAAACTTCTCGGATCACGGAGCAAACAGACTCGGAGCATCAGCATTAATGCAAGG
It encodes:
- a CDS encoding aminopeptidase P N-terminal domain-containing protein encodes the protein MRYSQIPNKLFIKNRKKLIDKITDEGIVIINSNDQMPRNGDQFFKYRQNSDFFYLTGIEQEKSILIINPFAKKKGDKEVLFIIKASKNLEIWEGHKLTKKEAGKISGIKNVRFISEFEDFLKDLLLGINVIFLNNNEYSKFDTPVPYKDIRFIKELKSKYPLHSFKRLAPVLTRLRLQKEPEEIELMQKACDITSNAFLKVLKMIKPGIKEYEIEAEITKEFIKKGANGHAYEPIIASGKNNCVLHYVSNDKICKDGDLILMDFGAEYANYSADTTRTVPVNGKFSKRQQEVYEAVLRVMRKATKLMVQGTTINKLNEIVNKYIEEELVSLNLANEKDIKNKDKKDTVRMKYFMHGTSHFMGLDVHDVGSKDTIFKPGMVLSCEPGIYIEEEGFGIRLENDILITDNEPVDLLANEPIEPNEIEELMMQKAGN
- a CDS encoding succinate dehydrogenase cytochrome b subunit, whose amino-acid sequence is MSNFIKSSVGKKLILSLSGLFLIMFLLVHLTANLFLLGGSEPFNAVTHFMDTNPIIQIMQPVLALGFFIHILYSVIIQIQNWKATPVKYNKVNQKESSKWSSRNMIWLGLFIFAFLTIHIWNYFYVMKFEAETMAVTSEGIHNAYQLVANLFTDASYGYIYSGIYIIGFIALGLHLNHAFWSAFQTIGWSNDIWRKRLSFIGSLYSVLIAVGFSIIPLYFLFIK
- a CDS encoding fumarate reductase/succinate dehydrogenase flavoprotein subunit, with the translated sequence MTKLNSKIPEGKLKDKWSNYKAHQNLVNPANKRNLDIIVVGTGLAGGAAAASLAELGFKVKNFCYQDSPRRAHSIAAQGGINAAKNYPNDGDTVYRLFYDTIKGGDYRAREANVYRLAEVSNAIIDQGVAQGIPFAREYGGLLDNRSFGGALVSRTFYARGQTGQQLLLGAYSALSRQIGLGNVTMYNRTELMDIVIVDGKARGIVTRNLITGKIESHFGHAVVLATGGYGNAFFLSTNAMGSNGSAVWKAYKKGAFFANASFVQIHPTAIPQHGDFQSKLTLMSESLRNDGRIWVPKKKEDAEAIREGRLKAENLPEEDRDFFLERRYPAFGNLVPRDVAARAAKERTDKGFGIENNTTKEGVFLDFKYAIKRLGKDLIEERYGNLFQMYEKITADNPYKTPMKIFPAIHYTMGGIWVDYELQTTVPGLFVAGEANFSDHGANRLGASALMQGLADGYFVLPYTIQNYLAYEIGTERMVPSEHDEFKKAEKDVETLIDKLMDIKGTKSVDYFHKKLGKVMWNNVGMERNEKDLKDAINKIKEIKKEFWSDLKIPGEKNALNVELEKANRVADFLEIGELMARDALNRDESSGGHFRSEHITEDGEAKRNDKDFMYVAAWEYKGDDVDPELHKEPLHYEEIEVKTRNYKTA